In Halapricum desulfuricans, a single window of DNA contains:
- a CDS encoding 4Fe-4S ferredoxin N-terminal domain-containing protein codes for MNDNYDLDDIEDRAEERLAHVEFDTELGKQMARDARRVSNGELSRAAFEEKYVDDVREEFGVDLQGDAQADTEPTPGVPPTESKSSRRDMLKATGALAAGAVTAGAGSSVAGDLVSGSGTAAAQSGGDVQMGMVVDTETCIKCLRCVQGCKEENNTPDGHFWQEVFRFQREDKEYEGAPNEEDGCDPIQRPCMHCDDAPCIEVCPNNSRFKTENGRVLCDYDTCLGCAYCEVACPYHVNAFVHDGAPDYLGDPESNEDYEPILDDVTAEFEDEKYDDQGRWVSGTPPDGSCSKCTFCAHREFDDEQDGSTTACEDVCPVDAIQFGDLNDPESAPRQYLQQKVGELEDGEGDPKEYLDEYPDETFVLRENASDPNVIYVGEDPSDVEVEAVPGPTTKDDRGLEEVDRTLH; via the coding sequence CAGATGGCACGCGACGCGCGGCGGGTCTCGAACGGCGAGCTCTCGCGGGCGGCCTTCGAGGAGAAGTACGTCGACGACGTCCGCGAGGAGTTCGGCGTCGACCTGCAGGGCGACGCACAGGCGGACACCGAGCCCACGCCGGGCGTCCCGCCGACCGAGAGCAAGTCCTCCCGACGGGACATGCTCAAGGCGACGGGCGCGCTCGCGGCGGGGGCGGTGACAGCCGGCGCGGGCAGCAGCGTGGCCGGCGATCTCGTCTCCGGTAGCGGCACTGCGGCCGCCCAGAGCGGCGGTGACGTCCAGATGGGCATGGTCGTCGACACCGAGACCTGCATCAAGTGTCTCCGGTGTGTCCAGGGCTGCAAGGAGGAGAACAACACGCCCGACGGACACTTCTGGCAGGAAGTCTTCCGGTTCCAGCGCGAGGACAAGGAATACGAGGGGGCCCCCAACGAGGAGGACGGGTGCGATCCGATCCAGCGCCCGTGCATGCACTGTGACGACGCGCCCTGCATCGAGGTCTGTCCGAACAACTCCCGGTTCAAGACCGAGAACGGTCGCGTCCTCTGTGATTACGACACCTGTCTGGGCTGTGCCTACTGCGAGGTCGCCTGCCCGTACCACGTCAACGCCTTCGTCCACGACGGCGCGCCCGATTACCTCGGCGACCCCGAGAGCAACGAGGACTACGAGCCGATCCTCGACGACGTCACCGCCGAGTTCGAGGACGAGAAATACGACGATCAGGGCCGGTGGGTCTCCGGGACGCCACCGGACGGCTCCTGTAGCAAGTGCACGTTCTGTGCCCACCGCGAGTTCGACGACGAACAGGACGGCTCGACGACCGCCTGCGAGGATGTCTGCCCGGTCGACGCGATCCAGTTCGGCGACCTGAACGACCCCGAGAGCGCGCCGCGACAGTACCTCCAGCAGAAGGTCGGCGAACTCGAGGACGGGGAGGGCGACCCCAAGGAGTACCTCGATGAGTACCCTGACGAGACGTTCGTGCTTCGCGAGAACGCTTCCGATCCGAACGTCATCTACGTCGGCGAAGACCCCTCCGACGTCGAGGTGGAGGCCGTTCCGGGCCCGACGACCAAAGACGACCGCGGCCTCGAAGAGGTCGACCGAACGCTGCACTGA